A single window of Archangium gephyra DNA harbors:
- a CDS encoding AMP-binding protein → MSVSELNVTEVFTGKRLLFAGSTGFVGKVTLSMLLSRYGETLDKLYVLVRKGSAPSAERRFYDKVATSEPFQPLRDTYGEEGALEFIRRKVEVLDGDITDPLMGLTPEQAEALTGKVHAIINCAGLVSFNPSLEVGLNVNTHGVKYTVELALKWNVPLIHMSTAFVAGNRSGLVFEDEEVVGYFPRREDMDGRDFSLEQELADAEKIVARLREQADDKALASIFRKKALDRLEQEGRDATDEKTLRLAMGRERKLWLTGELVRAGMERAQHWGWPNTYTYTKSLGEQVMASTPGLRYAIVRPSIVESAQHFPFPGWNEGFTTSAPLAFAGIKGHRNIPAGDKAILDIIPVDHVAGATIGITAHCMQVEERRVYNLASGDVNPFYASRSIELVGLYRRRYYRNKDTGNALMNEVRSRIEPVPVSRAVFENLSAPMFVKGARFLRQVIDEVKPAWGAPRVQAALEKARETLDEVENQALSLAGLIELFLPFLYDNRYVFRCDNTRSVYARMAHHDRVRIPWAPEAIDWRVYFLDTHLPGLEKWVFPGLEEETKKRTVIPASRDLLEMLEASVNAWRHRVAFRYAADEKEERLTYGEVNRYANRVGSFLLKEGVKRGERVMLLGENRPEWPVSYFGILRAGGTAVPVDPSLTETELVNIARRAEAKVLLLTEETAKDLPGLEAALTGAGLSTRVASMAEAMSGDPAYPDNIGPVRRTAAADDVASLIFTSGTTGTPKGVMLTHRNFASLIAKLAGAFNVGVGDSVLSVLPLHHTFEFSAGFLTPFSRGTEITYIDELTSDRLGEVFESGHVTAMIGVPALWQLLHRKVTQEMASRPPLVEQTIKSLMSAHGELRNRSSLNLGKLLFWPVHRKFGGKIKFLVSGGSALPDDVHKAFHQLGFNIIEGYGLTEASPVLTVSETNVNKRLPGTVGKALPGVELKILEPDNEGIGEVLARGPNVMAGYFGDKEATDAVLKEGWLYTGDLGRLDAEGRLYLVGRKKDVIIDANGKNVYPDELEDTYAPHEHIKELSIVGLPDEAGGEKVACLCVPDYKDRPREEVRRELEEHFRKTGQEMPFYRRVKVLRFWDGELPRTSSRKVKRKVVVEELKRLEKLASSGEKAREKVQQSTGGVSDWLYPLIAEVVNKPLSDIRPDSRLSVDLGLDSLMLTELSVALEQAGVPLPAVNDLTHVQTVEDLRKLVVSSGRRPAVETRAKDISRETEKAEETEIPVPEPLVTVGRQLVRLGQQAIFGGLFDVKVTGKPFIPMNRNFLVIANHTSHLDMGLVKVVLGEQGQRLTTLAARDYFFDTPLKRAYFENFTDLIPMDRHGSLRESLRLAGNALRQGFNLLIFPEGTRSVTGELLEFKPTLGYLALTYGVDVLPIYLKGAFEALPKGRMVPKSRELEAHIGPALTYEMLRAKTQGMARSESYRYATRLAEDSIQALAAGRVLSFDESATVEDQRRALSSGGSES, encoded by the coding sequence ATGAGTGTTTCCGAGCTGAACGTCACCGAGGTCTTCACCGGCAAGCGCCTGCTGTTCGCGGGCTCCACCGGCTTCGTGGGCAAGGTCACCCTGTCCATGCTCCTGTCGCGCTACGGCGAGACGCTGGACAAGCTCTATGTGCTGGTGCGCAAGGGCAGTGCCCCGTCCGCCGAGCGGCGCTTCTACGACAAGGTGGCCACCAGCGAGCCCTTCCAGCCGCTGCGTGACACCTACGGCGAGGAGGGCGCGCTCGAGTTCATCCGCCGCAAGGTGGAGGTGCTCGACGGCGACATCACCGATCCGCTCATGGGCCTCACCCCGGAGCAGGCGGAGGCGCTCACCGGCAAGGTGCACGCCATCATCAACTGCGCGGGCCTGGTGTCCTTCAACCCGTCGCTGGAGGTGGGCCTCAACGTCAACACCCACGGCGTGAAGTACACCGTGGAGCTGGCGCTCAAGTGGAACGTGCCCCTCATCCACATGTCCACGGCCTTCGTCGCGGGCAACCGCAGCGGACTCGTCTTCGAGGACGAGGAGGTGGTGGGCTACTTCCCGCGCCGCGAGGACATGGACGGGCGCGACTTCAGCCTCGAGCAGGAGTTGGCGGACGCGGAGAAGATCGTCGCCCGGCTGCGCGAGCAGGCGGATGACAAGGCGCTGGCGTCCATCTTCCGCAAGAAGGCGTTGGACCGGCTGGAGCAGGAGGGCCGCGACGCCACGGACGAGAAGACGCTGCGGCTGGCCATGGGCCGCGAGCGCAAGCTGTGGCTCACCGGCGAGTTGGTGCGCGCCGGCATGGAGCGCGCCCAGCACTGGGGCTGGCCCAACACGTACACGTACACCAAGAGCCTGGGCGAGCAGGTGATGGCCAGCACGCCGGGCCTGCGCTACGCCATCGTCCGGCCCTCCATCGTCGAGTCCGCCCAGCACTTCCCCTTCCCCGGGTGGAACGAGGGCTTCACCACCTCGGCGCCGCTGGCCTTCGCCGGCATCAAGGGCCACCGCAACATCCCCGCCGGGGACAAGGCCATCCTGGACATCATCCCGGTGGACCACGTGGCCGGCGCCACCATCGGCATCACCGCCCACTGCATGCAGGTGGAGGAGCGGCGCGTCTACAACCTGGCCTCGGGTGACGTGAACCCGTTCTACGCCAGCCGCTCCATCGAGCTGGTGGGCCTGTACCGCCGCCGCTACTACCGCAACAAGGACACGGGCAACGCGCTGATGAACGAGGTGCGCTCGCGCATCGAGCCCGTGCCGGTGAGCCGCGCCGTCTTCGAGAACCTCAGCGCCCCCATGTTCGTCAAGGGCGCGCGCTTCCTGCGGCAGGTCATCGACGAGGTGAAGCCGGCCTGGGGCGCTCCCCGCGTGCAGGCCGCGCTGGAGAAGGCCCGGGAGACGCTGGACGAGGTGGAGAACCAGGCCCTGAGCCTGGCGGGCCTCATCGAGCTCTTCCTCCCCTTCCTCTACGACAACCGCTACGTCTTCCGCTGCGACAACACCCGCTCGGTGTACGCGCGCATGGCCCACCATGACCGGGTCCGCATTCCCTGGGCCCCGGAAGCCATCGACTGGCGCGTCTACTTCCTCGACACCCACCTGCCCGGCCTGGAGAAGTGGGTGTTCCCCGGCCTGGAGGAGGAGACGAAGAAGCGCACCGTCATCCCCGCCAGCAGGGACTTGCTGGAGATGCTCGAGGCCAGCGTCAACGCGTGGCGCCACCGGGTGGCCTTCCGCTACGCCGCGGACGAGAAGGAAGAGCGCCTCACCTATGGCGAGGTGAACCGCTACGCCAACCGCGTGGGCAGCTTCCTGCTGAAGGAAGGCGTCAAGCGCGGCGAGCGGGTGATGCTGCTGGGCGAGAACCGGCCCGAGTGGCCCGTCTCCTACTTCGGGATTCTGCGCGCGGGCGGCACCGCCGTCCCCGTGGACCCGAGCCTCACCGAGACGGAGCTCGTCAACATCGCCCGCCGCGCCGAGGCCAAGGTGCTGCTGCTCACCGAGGAGACGGCGAAGGATCTGCCGGGCCTGGAGGCGGCGCTCACCGGCGCGGGCCTGTCCACGCGCGTGGCCAGCATGGCCGAGGCGATGAGTGGAGACCCCGCGTACCCGGACAACATCGGGCCGGTGCGCCGCACGGCCGCCGCGGACGACGTGGCCAGCCTCATCTTCACCTCGGGCACCACGGGCACGCCCAAGGGCGTGATGCTCACCCACCGCAACTTCGCCTCCCTCATCGCGAAGCTGGCGGGTGCCTTCAACGTGGGCGTGGGGGACTCCGTCCTCTCCGTGCTGCCGCTGCACCACACCTTCGAGTTCTCCGCCGGCTTCCTCACGCCCTTCTCGCGTGGCACGGAGATTACGTACATCGACGAGCTCACCTCGGACCGGCTGGGCGAGGTGTTCGAGTCGGGCCACGTGACGGCGATGATCGGCGTGCCCGCGCTCTGGCAGCTGCTGCACCGCAAGGTGACGCAGGAGATGGCCAGCCGGCCGCCCCTGGTGGAGCAGACCATCAAGTCGCTCATGTCGGCGCACGGCGAGCTGCGCAACCGCAGCAGCCTCAACCTGGGCAAGCTGCTCTTCTGGCCCGTGCACCGCAAGTTCGGCGGGAAGATCAAGTTCCTGGTGTCCGGTGGCTCGGCGCTGCCGGATGACGTGCACAAGGCCTTCCACCAGCTCGGCTTCAACATCATCGAGGGCTATGGCCTCACCGAGGCCTCCCCGGTGCTCACCGTGTCCGAGACGAACGTCAACAAGCGCCTGCCGGGCACGGTGGGCAAGGCGCTGCCGGGCGTCGAGCTGAAGATTCTGGAGCCGGACAACGAGGGCATCGGCGAGGTGCTCGCCCGCGGCCCCAACGTCATGGCCGGCTACTTCGGCGACAAGGAGGCCACCGACGCCGTCCTCAAGGAGGGCTGGCTGTACACGGGGGACCTGGGCCGCCTGGACGCCGAGGGCCGCCTGTACCTGGTGGGCCGCAAGAAGGACGTCATCATCGACGCCAACGGGAAGAACGTGTACCCGGACGAGCTCGAGGACACGTACGCCCCGCACGAGCACATCAAGGAGCTGTCCATCGTCGGCCTGCCGGACGAGGCCGGCGGGGAGAAGGTGGCCTGCCTGTGCGTGCCGGACTACAAGGACCGGCCGCGCGAGGAGGTGCGCCGCGAGCTGGAGGAGCACTTCCGCAAGACGGGCCAGGAGATGCCCTTCTACCGCCGCGTGAAGGTGCTGCGCTTCTGGGACGGCGAGCTGCCGCGCACCTCGTCGCGCAAGGTGAAGCGCAAGGTGGTGGTGGAGGAGCTCAAGCGCCTGGAGAAGCTGGCCTCCTCGGGCGAGAAGGCCCGCGAGAAGGTGCAGCAGAGCACCGGCGGCGTCTCCGACTGGCTCTACCCGCTCATCGCCGAGGTGGTGAACAAGCCCCTCTCCGACATCCGCCCCGACTCCCGTCTCTCGGTGGACCTGGGCCTGGACTCGCTGATGCTCACCGAGCTGTCCGTGGCCCTGGAGCAGGCCGGCGTGCCGCTGCCCGCGGTGAATGACCTGACGCACGTGCAGACGGTGGAGGACCTGCGCAAGCTGGTGGTGTCCAGTGGCCGCCGCCCCGCCGTGGAGACGCGCGCCAAGGACATCTCCCGCGAGACAGAGAAGGCCGAGGAGACGGAGATCCCCGTGCCGGAGCCCCTCGTCACGGTGGGCCGGCAGCTGGTGCGGCTGGGCCAGCAGGCCATCTTCGGCGGCCTCTTCGACGTGAAGGTGACGGGCAAGCCCTTCATCCCGATGAACCGCAACTTCCTCGTCATCGCCAACCACACGAGCCACCTGGACATGGGACTCGTGAAGGTGGTGCTCGGCGAGCAGGGACAGCGGCTCACCACGCTCGCGGCCCGGGACTACTTCTTCGATACGCCGCTCAAGCGCGCGTACTTCGAGAACTTCACGGACCTCATCCCCATGGACCGGCATGGCTCGCTGCGCGAGTCGCTGCGGCTCGCCGGCAATGCGCTGCGCCAGGGCTTCAACCTGCTCATCTTCCCCGAGGGCACGCGCTCGGTGACGGGCGAACTGCTCGAGTTCAAGCCCACGCTGGGCTACCTGGCGCTCACCTACGGGGTGGACGTGCTGCCCATCTACCTCAAGGGCGCCTTCGAGGCGCTGCCCAAGGGCCGCATGGTGCCCAAGTCGCGCGAGCTGGAGGCCCACATCGGCCCCGCGCTCACGTACGAGATGCTGCGCGCCAAGACGCAGGGCATGGCGCGCTCGGAGAGCTACCGCTACGCCACCCGGCTGGCGGAGGACTCCATCCAGGCGCTGGCCGCCGGCCGCGTGCTGAGCTTCGATGAATCGGCGACGGTCGAGGATCAGCGCCGCGCACTGTCCTCGGGAGGGAGTGAGTCGTGA
- a CDS encoding SWIB/MDM2 domain-containing protein translates to MAAKKTTAAKKAPAAKKAPAAKKAAGRKPNAAFMKEMTPSPALAEIVGNKPIPRTQVVSKIWDYIKKNNLQDAKNKRQINADDKLKPIFGGKKSVTMFEMTALVNKNLT, encoded by the coding sequence ATGGCCGCCAAGAAGACCACCGCCGCGAAGAAGGCTCCTGCCGCGAAGAAGGCTCCCGCCGCCAAGAAGGCCGCTGGCCGTAAGCCCAACGCGGCGTTCATGAAGGAGATGACGCCGTCCCCCGCCCTGGCGGAGATCGTCGGCAACAAGCCGATCCCCCGCACCCAGGTCGTCAGCAAGATCTGGGACTACATCAAGAAGAACAACCTCCAGGACGCGAAGAACAAGCGGCAGATCAACGCCGACGACAAGCTCAAGCCCATCTTCGGTGGCAAGAAGTCCGTCACCATGTTCGAGATGACGGCGCTGGTGAACAAGAACCTCACCTGA
- a CDS encoding NAD-dependent epimerase/dehydratase family protein, translated as MNTLVTGANGFLGSWLVRALLARGHVATCLVRPGSDVSGLIGLGYERWDGDVTNASSLARAMKGRDVVFHLAGIRRAATREDFMRVNAEGTRNVCEAMVATSARPRLVLVSSLGASGPSTLERPRIEEDPLQPAEWYGESKAESERIAFSYADRLPVTVLRPPRIVGPGDQENLVLFKLVARGLSLRLGGGPRPLTLVDVRDVADLLLLLAERDEALGEAFFVGHPQPLTLEELQGLVAEALGVQPRTLRVAPGVLTALATVADGVSRVTGRRLPLNRKFARQLLVPAWTCSSAKAERLLGFRATRDVADSIRLSAHWYKERGWL; from the coding sequence TTGAACACACTCGTCACTGGCGCGAATGGTTTCCTGGGCTCCTGGTTGGTGCGCGCGCTGCTCGCGCGGGGACATGTAGCAACATGTCTCGTGCGTCCCGGAAGTGACGTCTCGGGTCTGATCGGGTTGGGCTACGAGAGGTGGGACGGGGACGTGACGAACGCGTCCAGCCTCGCCCGGGCCATGAAGGGCCGGGACGTGGTCTTCCACCTGGCGGGCATCCGCCGGGCCGCGACGCGGGAAGACTTCATGCGCGTCAACGCCGAGGGGACGCGCAACGTCTGCGAGGCCATGGTGGCCACCAGTGCCCGGCCCCGGCTGGTGCTGGTCAGCTCGCTGGGTGCCTCGGGGCCCTCCACGCTCGAAAGGCCGAGAATCGAAGAGGATCCGCTTCAACCCGCCGAGTGGTACGGCGAGAGCAAGGCCGAGTCGGAGCGCATCGCCTTCTCGTACGCGGACCGGCTGCCGGTGACGGTGCTGCGCCCGCCCCGCATCGTGGGGCCGGGGGACCAGGAGAACCTCGTCCTCTTCAAGCTGGTGGCGCGGGGACTGAGTCTGCGGCTGGGCGGAGGCCCCCGGCCGCTGACGCTGGTGGACGTGCGGGACGTGGCGGACCTGCTGCTGCTGCTGGCCGAGCGGGACGAGGCCCTCGGGGAGGCCTTCTTCGTAGGTCACCCCCAGCCCCTCACCCTGGAAGAATTGCAGGGACTGGTGGCCGAGGCGCTGGGCGTCCAACCGCGAACACTTCGGGTCGCTCCGGGCGTGCTGACAGCGCTGGCCACGGTGGCGGATGGGGTGTCGCGGGTGACGGGCCGCCGCCTGCCCCTCAACCGGAAGTTCGCGCGACAGCTGCTCGTCCCCGCCTGGACGTGCTCGAGCGCCAAGGCCGAGCGGTTGCTGGGCTTCCGCGCCACGCGCGACGTGGCCGACTCCATCCGCCTCAGCGCGCACTGGTACAAGGAGCGCGGCTGGCTGTGA
- a CDS encoding NAD-dependent epimerase/dehydratase family protein: MKLLVTGGTGFLGAHLVPRLVAAGHEVRIIGRSKPAGPGLEKAEYVPGDLKNREVVRRALEGVQAVYHLAGLVSFQDKDARRMYELHVDATRELLRDVRESGVQRVILASTSGTIAVSKEERVGTEDDGYPLEVVGRWPYYLSKIYEEKLALEYCRQHALPLVVLNPSLLMGPGDDRLSSTWTVMKFLQGELPAMPGGGMSFVDVRDAADAFVNALTRGEVYGRHLMGVNMSMPDFFERLQRLSGVTAPRLRLPSKVNVLGAKVLEQVAKWRGTKPALDPQEVDIGEHWFWLDASKAERELGFKARDVHETLHDTVQYLYTRMAPGHLPGTKGKLEELREGT; encoded by the coding sequence GTGAAGCTGCTCGTCACCGGAGGCACCGGTTTCCTGGGCGCGCACCTGGTTCCGCGGCTGGTCGCCGCGGGCCATGAGGTGCGCATCATCGGCCGCTCCAAGCCGGCGGGCCCGGGCCTCGAGAAGGCGGAGTACGTCCCGGGAGACCTGAAGAACCGCGAGGTGGTGCGGCGCGCGCTCGAGGGCGTGCAGGCCGTCTACCACCTGGCGGGGCTCGTCTCCTTCCAGGACAAGGACGCGCGGCGCATGTACGAGCTGCACGTGGACGCCACGCGCGAGCTGCTGCGCGACGTGCGCGAGTCCGGCGTCCAGCGCGTCATCCTCGCCTCCACCTCGGGCACCATCGCCGTGTCCAAGGAGGAGCGCGTGGGCACGGAGGACGACGGCTACCCGCTGGAGGTGGTGGGGCGCTGGCCGTACTACCTGTCGAAGATCTACGAGGAGAAGCTCGCGCTGGAGTACTGCCGCCAGCACGCCCTTCCCCTGGTGGTGCTCAACCCGAGCCTGCTGATGGGCCCGGGGGATGACCGGCTGTCGTCCACGTGGACGGTGATGAAGTTCCTGCAGGGCGAGCTTCCGGCCATGCCGGGGGGCGGCATGTCCTTCGTGGACGTGCGCGACGCGGCCGATGCCTTCGTCAACGCGCTGACGCGGGGCGAGGTGTACGGGCGCCACCTGATGGGCGTGAACATGTCCATGCCGGACTTCTTCGAGCGCCTGCAGCGCCTGTCGGGCGTGACGGCGCCGCGGCTGCGGCTGCCCTCGAAGGTGAACGTGCTCGGGGCGAAGGTGCTGGAGCAGGTGGCGAAGTGGCGCGGGACGAAGCCCGCGTTGGATCCGCAGGAAGTGGACATCGGCGAGCACTGGTTCTGGCTGGACGCCTCGAAGGCCGAGCGCGAGCTGGGCTTCAAGGCCCGGGACGTCCACGAGACGCTGCACGACACGGTGCAGTACCTGTACACGCGGATGGCCCCGGGGCACCTGCCGGGCACCAAGGGCAAGCTCGAGGAGCTGCGCGAGGGGACCTGA
- a CDS encoding PIG-L family deacetylase, which yields MHAPPPSGPAQEDRPPRLLLVTAHPDDETLFGGAVYKLSRSLGAQVDLVVFTRGEGGYRTSTLAEPLYGLKLTDPDVARVHLPRIREQELRAAARILGLRECVFLDQPDPGYTLAADAPVGEGWDTDFIRRGLRERLLQGRYDFVFVMLPLPQTHAHHRDAALLALEVVAGLAPHERPLVLGATGHTRSREVAEQNRQGFPIPEAEGFHYAGVPGHPLADVRPGVVFEFDRTRGFGFRDRLDYNIVVDWAIAEHKTQGVMQLRQGAIELERYWYLALNPGEGITRARTLFERLAQAPPT from the coding sequence GTGCACGCCCCTCCCCCTTCAGGCCCGGCGCAGGAGGACCGCCCTCCGCGGCTGCTGCTGGTGACGGCCCACCCGGACGACGAGACGCTCTTCGGCGGCGCCGTGTACAAGCTCTCCCGCTCGCTCGGAGCGCAGGTGGACCTCGTGGTGTTCACCCGCGGCGAGGGCGGCTACCGGACCTCCACCCTGGCCGAGCCCCTGTATGGCTTGAAGCTCACGGACCCGGACGTCGCGCGCGTCCACCTGCCGCGCATCCGCGAGCAGGAGCTCCGCGCCGCGGCCCGCATCCTCGGGCTGCGCGAGTGCGTCTTCCTGGACCAGCCGGACCCTGGCTACACGCTGGCCGCGGACGCTCCGGTGGGTGAAGGCTGGGACACGGACTTCATCCGCCGTGGGCTGCGCGAGCGGTTGCTCCAGGGCCGCTACGACTTCGTCTTCGTGATGCTGCCGCTGCCCCAGACCCATGCGCACCACCGCGACGCGGCGCTGCTCGCGCTGGAGGTGGTGGCCGGACTGGCGCCACACGAGCGGCCGTTGGTGCTCGGCGCCACCGGACACACGCGCAGCCGCGAGGTGGCCGAGCAGAACCGCCAGGGCTTCCCCATTCCGGAGGCCGAGGGCTTCCACTACGCCGGTGTGCCGGGCCATCCGCTCGCGGACGTGCGCCCGGGCGTCGTCTTCGAGTTCGACCGCACGCGCGGGTTCGGCTTCCGCGACCGGCTCGACTACAACATCGTGGTGGACTGGGCCATCGCCGAGCACAAGACGCAGGGCGTGATGCAGCTGCGCCAGGGCGCCATCGAGCTGGAGCGCTACTGGTACCTCGCGCTCAATCCCGGCGAGGGAATCACCCGCGCCCGCACCCTCTTCGAGCGCCTGGCGCAAGCGCCTCCCACCTGA
- a CDS encoding lactate racemase domain-containing protein translates to MRPLKTLQKLYDEESQVVITEKGSPPRALFYGENFLLEDLPVGTRVIFPRPPLAGVPNVKAAIRWAINHPEGMEPLHALLRPGMKLTCVIDDISVPLPPMATPDVRQSILEVVLELCADSGVDDVHLVIANALHRRMTEGEMRRMVGQKIHDAFYPDRYYNHDAEDPDGMVELERTPCGTHVVAVNRRVAESDLVVYVNVNFVPMNGGHKSMGTGVTNYAGLRAHHNPKTIRSSESYMEPSRSELYRRNERIGKAIDKHLKVFHIETSLNNRMFGPGVDFLHKKEEDYTEGDRLKFQGMRYALSKLPRAAARKVLNSIPAPYDVTGVFAGATEPTHAKTLEKSWQQYVVPVQGQSDIVIFPIPFISPYSVNSILNPLLVQVMGLGYFFNLNRGVPLVKKGGVLILTHPAFDEFDPVQHPSYIEFFNRVLPETRDAVQIEQKYEREFAENPSYVHLYRKGNAYHGVHPLYMWYWGENGRQHVGKVILAGGENNHVPALLGWDRTDTLTEAIEEARGFMGRSASISLLRIAPTVMVDVK, encoded by the coding sequence ATGCGCCCGCTCAAGACGCTCCAGAAGCTCTACGACGAGGAAAGCCAGGTGGTCATCACCGAGAAGGGCAGCCCCCCGCGGGCGCTCTTCTACGGGGAGAACTTCCTCCTCGAGGACCTGCCCGTGGGCACCCGGGTCATCTTCCCCCGGCCGCCCCTGGCGGGCGTGCCCAACGTGAAGGCCGCCATCCGCTGGGCCATCAACCACCCCGAGGGCATGGAGCCGCTGCACGCCCTGCTCCGCCCGGGGATGAAGCTCACCTGCGTCATCGACGACATCTCCGTCCCCCTGCCGCCCATGGCGACGCCGGACGTGCGCCAGTCCATCCTCGAGGTGGTGCTGGAGCTATGCGCCGACTCGGGCGTGGATGACGTCCACCTGGTCATCGCCAACGCCCTGCACCGCCGCATGACGGAGGGCGAGATGCGGCGCATGGTGGGCCAGAAGATCCACGACGCCTTCTACCCGGACCGCTATTACAACCATGACGCCGAGGATCCGGACGGCATGGTGGAGCTGGAGCGCACGCCGTGCGGCACCCACGTGGTGGCCGTCAACCGGCGCGTGGCCGAGAGCGACCTCGTCGTCTACGTGAACGTGAACTTCGTGCCCATGAATGGCGGGCACAAGTCCATGGGCACCGGCGTGACGAACTACGCCGGCCTCCGCGCGCACCACAACCCGAAGACGATCCGCTCCTCGGAAAGCTACATGGAGCCGAGCCGCAGCGAGCTGTACCGGCGCAACGAGCGCATCGGCAAGGCCATCGACAAGCACCTCAAGGTGTTCCACATCGAGACGTCGCTGAACAACCGCATGTTCGGCCCCGGCGTGGACTTCCTCCACAAGAAGGAGGAGGACTACACCGAGGGGGACCGGCTGAAGTTCCAGGGCATGCGCTACGCGCTCTCGAAGCTGCCGCGCGCGGCGGCGCGCAAGGTGCTCAACTCCATCCCCGCGCCCTATGACGTGACGGGCGTGTTCGCCGGAGCCACCGAGCCCACCCACGCCAAGACGCTGGAGAAGAGCTGGCAGCAGTACGTGGTGCCGGTGCAGGGGCAGAGCGACATCGTCATCTTCCCCATCCCCTTCATCTCGCCCTACAGCGTCAACTCCATCCTCAACCCGCTGCTGGTGCAGGTGATGGGGCTGGGCTACTTCTTCAACCTCAACCGCGGCGTGCCGCTGGTGAAGAAGGGCGGCGTGCTCATCCTCACCCACCCGGCCTTCGACGAGTTCGACCCCGTCCAGCACCCCAGCTACATCGAGTTCTTCAACCGCGTGCTGCCCGAGACGCGCGACGCCGTGCAGATCGAGCAGAAGTACGAGCGCGAGTTCGCGGAGAACCCCAGCTACGTGCACCTGTACCGCAAGGGCAACGCCTACCACGGCGTGCACCCGCTCTACATGTGGTACTGGGGCGAGAACGGCCGCCAGCACGTGGGCAAGGTCATCCTCGCGGGCGGGGAGAACAACCACGTCCCGGCCCTGCTCGGCTGGGACCGCACCGACACCCTCACCGAGGCCATCGAGGAGGCGCGCGGCTTCATGGGCCGCTCGGCCAGCATCAGCCTGCTGCGCATCGCCCCCACCGTCATGGTCGACGTGAAGTAA
- a CDS encoding HAD family hydrolase yields MPAKAAFYDVDGTLIKTNVVHVYAYYAMNRGSLLGIAGRTLATAASVPLFAAMDALDRKTFNEFFYRYYAGLSEDRLISVAEDMFEDVLKPAIYEQTRDLIDQARRVGCRIVLVTGALDFSMRPLARYLGADDMIANKMQFVGGKATGKVIPPIIEGANKANAIRSYCVREGLALDQCHGYSDSASDYAMLSVVGRPTAVNPDMRLRSIARAYNWPILDLK; encoded by the coding sequence ATGCCCGCGAAAGCCGCCTTCTACGATGTCGACGGGACGCTGATTAAGACGAACGTCGTCCACGTCTACGCCTACTACGCCATGAACCGGGGCTCCCTCCTGGGCATCGCCGGGAGGACCCTGGCCACCGCCGCCAGTGTGCCCCTCTTCGCGGCCATGGATGCGTTGGACCGGAAGACGTTCAACGAGTTCTTCTACCGCTACTACGCCGGCCTGTCCGAGGACCGCCTCATCTCCGTGGCCGAGGACATGTTCGAGGACGTCCTCAAGCCGGCCATCTACGAGCAGACGCGCGACCTCATCGACCAGGCGCGCCGCGTCGGCTGCCGCATCGTGCTCGTCACCGGAGCGCTGGACTTCAGCATGCGCCCGCTGGCCCGCTACCTGGGCGCCGACGACATGATCGCCAACAAGATGCAGTTCGTGGGCGGCAAGGCCACCGGCAAGGTCATCCCCCCCATCATCGAGGGAGCGAACAAGGCCAACGCCATCCGCTCCTACTGTGTCCGGGAGGGCCTGGCGCTGGACCAGTGCCACGGCTACTCCGACAGCGCCTCCGATTACGCCATGTTGTCCGTGGTGGGCCGCCCCACGGCCGTCAATCCGGACATGCGCCTGCGTTCCATCGCCCGGGCCTACAACTGGCCCATCCTCGACCTCAAGTAA